The window CCACAGGGAGAGGGAAACCGATACGTCGGCTACCACAGCTCGCCCAGGAGGCGGAACCACACCCCGACGAAGCGCAGGGTGTCGAGGACGACGTTCATCTTGCTGACGGAATTATTCGGGTACACGGTGGGGATGGGCACGGGGGCGAGGCGGGCCCCGGCGCGGGCGGCGCGGACGAGCTGCTCGCTCTCGGCGGCGAAGCGGTCCGACCGGGTCATCGCCGCCTCCAGAACCCAGCGGCGTATCGCCCGCATCCCGCACTGGGAGTCTTCGATTCTCGCGCCGGCGAGAAAACCGACCAGGCGGGTGGTGACGCGGTTGGAGAAAACGCGCGCGGCGGGCATTTTCGACAAATCGGCCATGCGGTCGCCGTAGGCCAGGTCCGCCCCGTCGGCGAGTTTTTGCAGAAACGCCGGGATCAGCTCCGGCGGGTGCTGGCCGTCGGCGTCCAGGGTGACCACGGCGCGAAAACCCTCGGCCAGGGCGTAGAGGAACCCCTGGCGCAGGGCGTGCCCCTTGCCGCGGTTGGGCGGGGGGAGGTTCAGCACCAGGGCCCCGGCGTCGGCGGCCTCTTCCGCCGTTTCGTCGG is drawn from bacterium and contains these coding sequences:
- a CDS encoding glycosyltransferase family 2 protein — protein: MAKILAVIPAYNEEPRIAPVISGVLEHLPEVLVVNDASTDETAEEAADAGALVLNLPPPNRGKGHALRQGFLYALAEGFRAVVTLDADGQHPPELIPAFLQKLADGADLAYGDRMADLSKMPAARVFSNRVTTRLVGFLAGARIEDSQCGMRAIRRWVLEAAMTRSDRFAAESEQLVRAARAGARLAPVPIPTVYPNNSVSKMNVVLDTLRFVGVWFRLLGELW